From one Prochlorococcus marinus str. MIT 0912 genomic stretch:
- a CDS encoding phycoerythrobilin:ferredoxin oxidoreductase, whose product MQSNRNNSLEPVSISNWRWAYFLDETIKKFSTFEPSPYPIKNDFLFRESFFGSSSNPKKVILETWGLKTEKIRQARCACLQADEMTSVMNLVISPFNNYDLPFFGADFVTLPKGHLIALDLQPALKDDIVHTQYFLGKLKSIHANWQSKLPLGGDIPLEARKYFSPAFLWSRIPLGSEGDQLISEIIKPAFDDYLNFFFDLIVNAKRMSLERSSKVLNGQKKYMRYRAEKDPARGMLRGFFGNEWTEQYINNILFDLQ is encoded by the coding sequence CAATAAGTAATTGGCGTTGGGCTTATTTCTTAGATGAAACTATTAAGAAGTTCTCTACTTTTGAACCGAGCCCTTATCCGATAAAGAATGATTTTCTTTTTAGAGAATCATTCTTTGGCTCAAGTTCTAATCCTAAAAAAGTTATTTTGGAAACATGGGGTCTAAAGACAGAAAAAATACGTCAGGCTAGATGTGCTTGTCTGCAAGCTGATGAAATGACTTCTGTCATGAATTTAGTAATATCACCTTTTAATAATTATGATTTACCTTTTTTTGGAGCGGATTTTGTAACACTTCCAAAGGGACATCTTATTGCTTTAGATCTTCAACCTGCATTAAAAGATGATATAGTTCACACGCAATATTTTTTAGGAAAGTTAAAATCTATACACGCTAATTGGCAATCTAAACTTCCTTTAGGAGGGGATATCCCATTGGAGGCTAGGAAATATTTTTCTCCAGCTTTTCTTTGGTCTAGAATACCCCTAGGATCAGAAGGTGATCAATTAATTAGTGAGATAATTAAACCAGCTTTTGACGATTATTTGAATTTTTTCTTCGATTTAATTGTTAATGCAAAAAGGATGTCACTAGAAAGATCTTCAAAGGTTCTAAATGGTCAGAAAAAATATATGCGATATCGAGCTGAAAAAGATCCTGCTCGAGGCATGTTAAGAGGCTTCTTTGGGAATGAATGGACTGAACAGTATATCAATAATATTCTTTTTGACTTACAATAA